The nucleotide sequence AACTTTTAAAGCGAAAGAGAATCCTACTAAATATAAACCTCAAATTACCTTAGCTAAAAGGCGGATAGAAGCATTCGAAATTTCAGTGTCTCTTATTGAAAGAGAAATAAATGACCTTGATAAAAAAAGGTAATTATCAGCTTTTTCTTTGGCTCAAACTATGGTTATTTTAGAATTAAGTTTTACACCAGCCCCTAACCTCTTTCAAAGCTACTAAATCAAAATAGATGAATTCGAAAGGAGTCCATTTGGACTTCTTTAAATATTGTATAGCCATATGTAACTAAACTGGTCCATTAGTTTAATAGAGCTTATGTATCTTTATCAACTCCAGAGCGGCATACAGAATGGCTTGGCGTTAGCTAGGCTATGCTCGTCCCTTCAATCAGAAACTCCAAAATGTAAATTCAAAGAACCAATTATCGCAAGTTTTCTCTAAGTTTGCTTTCCAATCGTCAAGTGGTATCAATCGTACTTCACCTAAGTTTTTATCACCCTCCAGATTAAAGTTAAATTGGAAAGCAGTAAAAATATCCTCATGATACTCCAGTTCATTCCATTCATAATGTATACCATAGTTTTCCAACACATATTTACCTCTTGTAATAGCTTGAGCGCGCAATTCCTGCCATTTGCATAGAAGTTGAACGCTACGGTTAGCCAGATATATAAAATGTATCTGTCCTTTTCTGTTCCAGCTATGACCCGGCTATTTTTTCTCCCCTTGGTTGTCTGCTGTTGGCGTCCGGTTCGACAGTGATGCCGATTTGATCAAAAGTCTGCCCTTCGGCGAGCTGGTAGGTCAGTATTCCAGATCCGTTTTCGTCGGGCTTGAATATGCCGCCATTTTCCCTCGTGCTGTTTTTCAGCAGCCAAACCTGGTAAACCTGTGAACCTTCGACGCCGGGCAATTCGTGAACCTGCACCACCAAATTTTTCTCTGATCCCTGCTGGACAATATAGGCCATGCCGTTTGTTCCCGGGTGGCTTTGCTTGGCTGCTTTTAAGGGAATCGCCGTTAAAATTTCAATGGGAATATTTTCTGCATGGCGATTTTTTACCTGTACATTCGCGATTCCAAGGCCAATAAACGCGAGCAACAATCCGCACATGATACCGGTTGAAACTGGAGTGAACTGGCTTTTGAGCGTCATAGAGAGCTTCCTCATCTTAGTCATGAATGTTTCGGTACCGCTTTTCCTTTTTTGCTCAAAAACAAAC is from Brevibacillus brevis and encodes:
- a CDS encoding anti-sigma factor, whose product is MRRVCDHLIPYIANELKESEHMAFAEHLKNCTECKKEYQELSQAWQALPFDYTEIEVPESLKGEVLGFVFEQKRKSGTETFMTKMRKLSMTLKSQFTPVSTGIMCGLLLAFIGLGIANVQVKNRHAENIPIEILTAIPLKAAKQSHPGTNGMAYIVQQGSEKNLVVQVHELPGVEGSQVYQVWLLKNSTRENGGIFKPDENGSGILTYQLAEGQTFDQIGITVEPDANSRQPRGEKIAGS